In a genomic window of Streptomyces noursei ATCC 11455:
- a CDS encoding SDR family oxidoreductase has product MKAQKSQSAGGEKVLAGKVALVTGASRGAARAVAVELGRAGATVYATGRTTRGTVSETGRPTETIEQTAELVTAAGGEGIAAVVDHLQADQVQALAERIDREQGRLDILVNTIWGAEHLVERGKKMWECDLDKGRRMLQLGIETYYVTSHYALPLLIRRPGGLVVELTDGTEEFNRSHYRAPFAFDLAKFAPFRMTWALAEEVKEYGCTALGLAPGWMRTEAMLDAFGITEENWRDGCTVDSTFAISETPVFTARAVTALATDPDVARYNGQSLSVGTLAKEYGFTDADGSAPDSVRYFQDFMRTGQAPKADDYR; this is encoded by the coding sequence GTGAAGGCGCAGAAGAGTCAGAGTGCGGGTGGGGAGAAGGTGCTGGCCGGAAAGGTGGCGCTGGTCACGGGGGCCAGTCGCGGCGCGGCCCGTGCTGTCGCCGTCGAACTCGGCCGGGCCGGGGCCACCGTCTATGCGACCGGCCGCACCACCCGCGGCACGGTCAGCGAGACGGGCCGGCCGACGGAGACCATCGAGCAGACCGCCGAGCTGGTCACCGCCGCCGGCGGCGAAGGCATCGCCGCGGTGGTCGATCACCTCCAGGCGGACCAGGTTCAGGCGCTGGCCGAGCGCATCGACCGGGAACAAGGACGGCTGGACATCCTCGTCAACACCATCTGGGGCGCGGAGCACCTCGTCGAGCGCGGCAAGAAGATGTGGGAATGCGACCTGGACAAGGGCCGGCGCATGCTCCAGCTCGGCATCGAGACCTACTACGTCACCAGCCACTACGCCCTGCCCCTGCTGATCCGGCGACCCGGCGGACTGGTCGTGGAACTCACCGACGGGACCGAGGAGTTCAACCGCAGCCACTACCGCGCCCCCTTCGCCTTCGACCTCGCCAAATTCGCACCCTTCCGGATGACGTGGGCACTGGCCGAAGAGGTGAAGGAATACGGCTGCACGGCACTCGGTCTTGCTCCGGGCTGGATGCGCACCGAGGCGATGCTCGACGCGTTCGGCATCACCGAGGAGAACTGGCGCGACGGCTGCACGGTGGACTCCACCTTCGCGATCTCCGAGACCCCCGTCTTCACCGCCCGCGCCGTCACCGCACTCGCCACCGACCCGGACGTGGCACGCTACAACGGCCAATCCCTGTCCGTCGGCACACTGGCCAAGGAGTACGGCTTCACCGACGCCGACGGCTCGGCCCCCGACTCCGTCCGCTACTTCCAGGACTTCATGCGGACCGGACAGGCGCCGAAGGCCGACGACTACCGCTGA
- a CDS encoding DUF485 domain-containing protein, with product MTTHASPPGSSTAGSTGTPPATDDLTAAVFRTTQQGEPFRRLRRSQRVFAAVATTAVLSLYLLYVLLSSYAPGLMAGKVVGNLNVALFLGLAQFAATFLAAWLYSRHANRRRDPLAEQIKDDIEQARIRAHSHIVAEGTAA from the coding sequence ATGACCACGCACGCCTCCCCTCCCGGCAGTTCCACGGCCGGCAGCACGGGAACCCCACCCGCTACTGACGACCTCACCGCCGCGGTGTTCCGGACGACGCAGCAGGGCGAGCCGTTCCGCCGGCTCCGGCGCTCACAGCGGGTGTTCGCCGCAGTGGCGACCACCGCGGTGCTCAGCCTGTATCTGCTGTACGTCCTGCTGTCCAGCTACGCGCCGGGCCTCATGGCCGGCAAGGTCGTCGGCAATCTGAACGTCGCGCTCTTCCTCGGACTCGCCCAGTTCGCTGCGACCTTCCTCGCCGCGTGGCTCTACTCGCGGCATGCGAACCGCCGGCGGGACCCGCTCGCGGAACAGATCAAGGACGACATCGAGCAGGCCCGGATCCGCGCGCACAGCCACATCGTGGCGGAGGGGACCGCGGCATGA
- the acs gene encoding acetate--CoA ligase has translation MNDESLAKPLHEERRFAPPAALAAVANVTADSYEKAATDRIGFWAEQARRLSWTVPPTETLDWSDPPFASWFADGQLNVAYNCVDRHVENGLGDRVAIHFEGEPGDSRTITYAELQHEVAQAANALEELGVVAGVRVAIYLPMIPEAVIAMLACARLGAPHSVVFGGFSAEAVAARIQDADAQLVITADGGYRRGKPSALKPVVDRAVAKCPTVEHVLVVRRTGEPTAWDGDRDLWWDDVVGRQSTEHHPQSFPAEHPLFILYTSGTTGKPKGILHTTGGYLTQVSYTHHAVFDLKPETDVFWCTADIGWVTGHSYITYGPLSNGATQVLYEGTPDTPHQGRFWEIVEKYGVTILYTAPTAIRTFMKWGDHIPAEYDLSSLRLLGSVGEPINPEAWVWYREHIGGGRCPIVDTWWQTETGAMMLSPLPGVTATKPGSAQMPLPGIAATVVDDKGHEVPDGAGGYLVLTEPWPSMLRTIWGDDQRYVDTYWSRFKGRYFAGDGAKKDEDGDIWLLGRVDDVMLVSGHNISTAEVESALVSHPAVAEAAVVGASDPTTGQAICAFVILRNSASESDALAEELRTHVARELGPIAKPRRILTVTALPTTRSGKIMRRLLRDVAENRTLGDVSTLTDASVMDLIQAKLPTTPDED, from the coding sequence GTGAATGACGAAAGCCTGGCGAAACCTCTCCATGAGGAACGGCGGTTCGCCCCGCCGGCCGCCCTGGCGGCGGTTGCCAACGTCACCGCCGACAGCTACGAGAAGGCCGCCACCGACCGGATCGGCTTCTGGGCGGAGCAGGCCCGCCGTCTCAGCTGGACGGTGCCGCCGACCGAGACGCTGGACTGGTCCGACCCGCCCTTCGCCTCATGGTTCGCCGACGGCCAGCTCAATGTCGCGTACAACTGCGTCGACCGGCATGTGGAGAACGGCCTGGGCGATCGGGTCGCGATCCACTTCGAGGGCGAGCCCGGAGACAGCCGTACGATCACCTACGCCGAGCTGCAGCACGAGGTCGCCCAGGCCGCCAACGCGCTGGAGGAACTCGGCGTGGTCGCGGGCGTCCGGGTCGCGATCTACCTGCCGATGATCCCCGAAGCGGTCATCGCCATGCTGGCCTGCGCACGCCTGGGCGCCCCGCACTCGGTCGTCTTCGGCGGCTTCTCCGCCGAAGCGGTCGCCGCCCGCATCCAGGACGCGGACGCCCAGCTGGTCATCACCGCCGACGGCGGCTACCGCCGGGGCAAGCCCTCCGCCCTCAAGCCGGTCGTCGACCGTGCGGTGGCGAAGTGCCCCACCGTCGAGCACGTCCTGGTGGTGCGCCGCACGGGCGAGCCGACCGCCTGGGACGGGGACCGGGACCTGTGGTGGGACGACGTGGTGGGCCGCCAGTCCACCGAGCACCACCCGCAGTCGTTCCCGGCCGAGCACCCGCTGTTCATCCTGTACACCTCCGGGACGACGGGTAAGCCCAAGGGCATCCTGCACACCACCGGCGGTTACCTCACCCAGGTGTCGTACACCCACCACGCGGTCTTCGACCTCAAGCCGGAGACCGACGTCTTCTGGTGCACCGCGGACATCGGCTGGGTGACCGGTCACTCGTACATCACCTACGGCCCGCTCTCCAACGGCGCCACCCAAGTCCTGTACGAGGGCACCCCGGACACCCCGCACCAGGGCCGCTTCTGGGAAATCGTCGAGAAGTACGGTGTCACCATCCTCTACACCGCCCCCACCGCCATCCGCACCTTCATGAAGTGGGGCGACCACATACCGGCCGAGTACGACCTGTCGTCACTGCGCCTGCTGGGGTCGGTCGGCGAACCGATCAACCCCGAGGCATGGGTCTGGTACCGGGAGCACATCGGCGGCGGCCGATGCCCGATCGTCGACACCTGGTGGCAGACCGAGACGGGCGCGATGATGCTCAGCCCGCTGCCGGGCGTCACGGCGACCAAGCCCGGCTCGGCGCAGATGCCGCTGCCCGGAATCGCCGCGACCGTCGTGGACGACAAGGGGCACGAGGTCCCCGATGGCGCCGGCGGCTACCTCGTCCTGACCGAGCCCTGGCCGTCCATGCTCCGCACGATCTGGGGCGACGACCAGCGCTACGTCGACACCTACTGGTCCCGCTTCAAGGGCAGGTACTTCGCCGGAGACGGTGCCAAGAAGGACGAGGACGGCGACATCTGGCTGCTCGGCCGGGTCGACGACGTCATGCTGGTCTCCGGCCACAACATCTCCACCGCCGAGGTCGAATCCGCCCTCGTCTCCCACCCCGCGGTCGCCGAGGCCGCGGTGGTCGGCGCGAGCGACCCGACCACCGGCCAGGCCATCTGCGCCTTCGTCATTCTGCGCAACAGCGCCTCGGAATCCGACGCCCTCGCAGAAGAACTCCGCACACACGTCGCCCGGGAACTGGGCCCGATCGCCAAACCCAGGCGCATCCTCACCGTGACCGCCCTGCCCACCACGCGCTCGGGCAAGATCATGCGCCGTCTCCTCCGCGATGTGGCGGAAAACCGCACCCTGGGCGACGTCAGCACCCTCACTGATGCCTCGGTCATGGATCTCATCCAGGCCAAGCTCCCCACCACCCCGGACGAGGACTGA
- a CDS encoding helix-turn-helix transcriptional regulator: protein MTQDLPARMLRLLSLLQMRRDWIGADLAERLGVTLRTIRRDIDRLRDLGYPVHGTTGKAGGYRLAAGTDLPPLLLDDEEAVAIAVALRTATSGVRGIEESAVRALAKLEQVLPARLRHHVAALHTATVPVPWAGGPQADPSALATLAAACRDHEVVTFTYASKSDAAVGRRRAEPHGLVVAGDRWYLVAYDTDRADWRTFRVDRLTDPAPTGRRVTPRPLPAANAAAFLAARIAAAPAPYTLTATVPLDAETLRARPGTLPDRVRPVDEHTSTLDLTADDPRHLAAQLFHLDPGSTVNGPAELAPHLEELGQLLLRTARALAQPRDGTDKHGADQHGTDGTVNR from the coding sequence ATGACCCAGGACCTTCCCGCCCGGATGCTGCGCCTGCTGTCCCTGCTGCAGATGCGCCGCGATTGGATCGGCGCCGACCTCGCCGAACGCCTCGGTGTCACCCTGCGCACCATTCGCCGCGACATCGACCGCCTCCGCGACCTGGGCTACCCCGTCCACGGCACCACCGGAAAGGCCGGCGGCTACCGCCTGGCCGCCGGAACCGACCTCCCGCCGCTCCTGCTCGACGACGAGGAAGCCGTCGCCATCGCCGTCGCCCTGCGCACCGCCACCAGCGGCGTGCGCGGTATCGAGGAGAGCGCGGTGCGCGCCCTGGCCAAGCTGGAGCAGGTCCTGCCCGCCCGCCTGCGCCACCATGTCGCGGCCCTGCACACCGCCACCGTCCCCGTGCCCTGGGCCGGCGGCCCGCAGGCCGACCCCTCCGCGCTGGCGACCCTGGCCGCGGCCTGCCGCGACCATGAGGTCGTCACGTTCACCTACGCGTCCAAGAGTGACGCCGCGGTGGGACGGCGCCGCGCCGAACCGCACGGCCTGGTGGTCGCCGGCGACCGCTGGTACCTGGTCGCCTACGACACCGACCGCGCCGACTGGCGCACCTTCCGCGTCGACCGCCTCACCGACCCGGCCCCCACCGGCCGCCGCGTCACCCCACGGCCCCTGCCCGCCGCCAACGCGGCAGCCTTCCTCGCCGCACGCATCGCCGCCGCTCCCGCCCCCTACACCCTGACGGCCACCGTGCCCCTCGACGCCGAGACCCTGCGCGCTCGCCCCGGGACCCTCCCCGACCGCGTCCGCCCCGTCGACGAACACACCAGCACCCTCGACCTCACCGCCGACGACCCCCGCCACCTCGCCGCCCAGCTCTTCCACCTCGACCCCGGCAGCACCGTAAACGGCCCCGCCGAACTCGCCCCACACCTGGAGGAACTGGGACAACTGCTGCTCCGCACCGCCCGCGCCCTCGCCCAACCCCGCGACGGGACGGACAAGCACGGCGCGGACCAGCACGGCACCGACGGCACCGTGAACCGCTGA
- a CDS encoding VOC family protein — protein sequence MELSCLDMISGFEIDTADAKAVTDFYGPLLGWTFATEPGYGADGSTRIRITAPGAAAPMGLIRQHATGGKEATSLRVLSDDVAADAARLEKLGATVIASAAPDSDRTVRARVTDPRGNVLTLVSRTGAQEAEQGPGRPQPGAFASFEIGTTDAEATRAFYAQAFGWRFEQDPGSVSTPYFSIFTGPAPTGGMHDYSAVADGAEFAMPTFLATDVPTDVARALSLGGAVEYGPEATAYGLVFARLTDPHGNRFGLFTMPQG from the coding sequence ATGGAACTGTCCTGCCTCGACATGATCTCCGGGTTCGAGATCGACACCGCTGACGCCAAGGCCGTTACGGACTTCTACGGCCCGCTGCTGGGCTGGACCTTCGCCACCGAACCCGGCTACGGTGCCGACGGCTCCACACGCATCCGGATCACCGCCCCGGGCGCGGCCGCCCCGATGGGCCTCATCCGGCAGCACGCCACCGGCGGCAAGGAAGCCACCAGCCTGCGCGTCCTCTCCGATGACGTGGCCGCCGACGCGGCACGGCTGGAGAAGCTGGGCGCCACCGTGATCGCCTCGGCCGCCCCGGATAGCGACCGAACCGTCCGCGCCCGCGTGACCGACCCGCGCGGCAACGTCCTCACGCTCGTCTCTCGCACCGGCGCCCAGGAGGCGGAGCAGGGGCCGGGCCGGCCCCAGCCGGGCGCGTTCGCCAGCTTCGAGATCGGTACCACCGACGCCGAGGCGACGCGGGCCTTCTACGCCCAGGCGTTCGGCTGGCGCTTCGAGCAGGACCCGGGGTCGGTGAGCACGCCGTACTTCAGCATCTTCACCGGCCCGGCCCCCACCGGCGGCATGCACGACTACAGCGCGGTTGCGGACGGCGCGGAGTTCGCCATGCCCACGTTCCTGGCCACGGACGTGCCCACCGACGTCGCCAGGGCCCTCTCGCTCGGCGGAGCGGTGGAGTACGGCCCCGAAGCCACCGCCTACGGCCTGGTCTTCGCCCGCCTGACCGACCCGCACGGCAACCGCTTCGGCCTCTTCACCATGCCGCAGGGCTGA
- a CDS encoding TfoX/Sxy family protein, which yields MLAERVREKLEATEPVTVKKMFGGLVFMAQGNTVAGVVGDELFVRVAPEDAVEALARPGARPFEVKGRVSKGWLLVAGEALDDDVLDDWLHLGWEAAAELPPK from the coding sequence GTGTTGGCGGAGAGAGTTCGGGAGAAGTTGGAGGCTACCGAGCCGGTCACGGTGAAGAAGATGTTCGGCGGGCTGGTCTTCATGGCGCAGGGCAACACGGTGGCCGGTGTGGTGGGCGACGAGTTGTTCGTGCGGGTCGCGCCGGAGGACGCCGTGGAGGCCCTGGCCCGGCCCGGTGCGCGGCCGTTCGAGGTCAAGGGCCGGGTGTCGAAGGGCTGGCTGCTGGTGGCGGGAGAGGCCCTCGATGACGACGTCCTTGACGACTGGCTGCATCTGGGCTGGGAGGCCGCCGCCGAACTACCGCCCAAGTAG
- a CDS encoding AAA family ATPase: MLIGRERELDTLARLLGDSWTGPDSVVITGGWGCGKSALLRAALADIRQDPGTCVVSAVADPLERDLPFGVVRRLFEELAADDSSGLPFCDGTLDAAQVLAPWAQRRDEPASAMSGQDAEALGDLYRLCVRLAGGRRLLIAVDDLQGADPHSLLWLRYLLRRADNLPLFVLTTLGPGDAHPHAAAVAAVEPLFQHRLTLDGLADDAVEALAAHVLGEAPEQPFTLACREATGGNPLLLHAVLRGLRTSGQRPRTAPADLITGHVPADLGSAVLTRLQEVDPHAVRTAQAVAVLGGTPGIDLITAVTGLPEPAVADAAHRLVGTGWMTGTEHGLSFVCDVLPTAVAAVVLPSRQRDLHLRAAEHLLAHEAPLPRVAAHLLLSPLGEPWVPEALGRAATLAVEQGDDAHAAALLRRALREELTAELRATLLARLGELELTSSLPVAVRNLERSLELSTDPTKQTAIARKLAGALLALDRHPDALETLRRTSEAVRRTDPDQAMRLEIDFIHTSLSEATSAPAVVPRLMELDLSDAVERPVERPLAALLSLRAAMAGTSTREVVTLARLALSHGMTPKDDESIVYTGAVTSLGAAGETELALTYANAAVRSAHPGTSAFHYAHALTTRANIHCRLGRLADCQADAEAALGALDSIGVGPCNGLSTFAITTLAETLLRQGRLADAEDLLVRGDLNGRLNGNWINDYVLMVRGWLRCAQGQLEEGLADFLLCGERTCARGMPNPGFFPWRSEAALVHAALRQGEAARALAEEEVRLARTWGVPEVTGVALRALGVVIGGRQGLDLLGEAVLLLDGTPARVRYAQALADCGVLARKVGRLAEARAHLRRAVSVAHECTATSLADQALAELRAAGDRPRTRTFHGVGALTPTERRVADLAGRGMTNREIAQRLFVGLRTVEVHLTNVYGKLAIDGRAGLTRALADAGAVKQP; encoded by the coding sequence GTGCTGATCGGGCGGGAACGTGAGCTGGACACGCTCGCCCGGCTGCTCGGGGACTCCTGGACCGGCCCTGACTCCGTTGTCATCACCGGGGGTTGGGGGTGCGGGAAGAGCGCACTGCTGCGGGCCGCCCTGGCGGACATCCGCCAGGACCCCGGCACCTGCGTCGTCTCGGCGGTCGCGGACCCACTGGAGCGCGACCTGCCCTTCGGCGTGGTCCGCCGGCTCTTCGAGGAGCTGGCCGCCGACGACTCGTCGGGGCTGCCGTTCTGCGACGGGACTCTGGACGCCGCCCAGGTGCTCGCCCCGTGGGCACAGCGACGGGACGAGCCGGCGTCCGCGATGTCGGGGCAGGATGCGGAGGCCCTCGGCGACCTGTACCGGCTGTGCGTCAGACTGGCGGGTGGCAGAAGGCTGTTGATCGCCGTCGACGATCTGCAGGGGGCCGATCCGCACTCCCTCCTCTGGCTGCGGTACCTGCTGCGCAGGGCCGACAACCTGCCGCTGTTCGTCCTCACCACGCTCGGTCCGGGGGATGCACATCCGCACGCTGCCGCCGTGGCCGCCGTCGAGCCACTGTTCCAGCATCGGCTGACACTCGACGGTCTCGCCGACGACGCCGTCGAGGCCCTGGCGGCCCACGTTCTGGGCGAGGCCCCGGAGCAGCCGTTCACCCTCGCCTGCCGGGAGGCCACCGGCGGCAACCCTCTTCTGCTGCACGCCGTGTTGCGTGGGCTGCGGACTTCCGGGCAGCGCCCTCGGACGGCACCGGCAGACCTGATCACCGGCCATGTCCCGGCCGACCTGGGCTCGGCCGTGCTCACCCGGCTGCAGGAGGTCGATCCACACGCCGTGCGCACGGCGCAGGCCGTCGCGGTGCTCGGGGGTACGCCGGGCATCGACCTGATCACGGCGGTCACCGGCCTGCCGGAGCCGGCCGTCGCGGACGCCGCACACCGGCTGGTGGGCACGGGGTGGATGACCGGGACGGAGCACGGCCTGTCCTTCGTCTGCGACGTCCTGCCGACGGCAGTCGCCGCGGTGGTGCTGCCGAGCCGGCAGCGGGACCTCCATCTCCGGGCGGCCGAGCACCTGCTGGCCCACGAGGCTCCGCTGCCGCGGGTGGCCGCTCATCTGCTGCTCAGCCCCCTGGGCGAGCCGTGGGTGCCGGAGGCGCTCGGCCGGGCGGCGACGCTGGCCGTGGAGCAGGGCGACGACGCGCACGCAGCCGCCCTTTTGCGGCGCGCCCTGCGCGAGGAGCTCACGGCGGAACTACGGGCCACCCTGCTGGCGAGGCTGGGTGAACTCGAACTCACCTCCAGCCTCCCGGTCGCCGTCCGCAATCTGGAGCGCAGCCTGGAACTGTCCACGGACCCGACGAAACAGACCGCCATCGCCCGCAAGCTGGCCGGCGCGCTCCTGGCTCTCGACCGGCACCCCGATGCGCTGGAGACATTGCGACGCACCAGCGAGGCGGTCCGGCGGACGGACCCCGACCAGGCCATGCGGCTGGAGATCGACTTCATTCACACCAGTCTGAGCGAGGCGACCTCGGCCCCGGCCGTGGTGCCACGGCTGATGGAGCTGGACCTCTCCGACGCGGTCGAGCGCCCCGTGGAGCGGCCCCTGGCCGCCCTGTTGAGCCTGCGTGCGGCCATGGCGGGAACATCCACCCGGGAAGTGGTGACCCTGGCCCGGCTGGCGCTGAGCCATGGCATGACCCCCAAGGACGACGAGTCCATCGTCTACACCGGCGCGGTGACCTCCCTGGGCGCCGCCGGGGAGACGGAGTTGGCGCTGACCTACGCCAACGCGGCCGTGCGGTCGGCGCACCCCGGGACCTCGGCCTTCCACTACGCCCACGCGCTCACCACCCGGGCGAACATCCACTGCCGGCTCGGCCGGCTCGCGGACTGCCAGGCCGACGCGGAGGCCGCGCTGGGCGCGCTCGACAGCATCGGCGTCGGCCCGTGCAACGGCCTCAGCACGTTCGCGATCACGACGCTGGCGGAGACCCTGCTCCGGCAGGGCAGGCTCGCCGACGCCGAGGACCTGCTGGTGCGCGGCGACTTGAACGGGCGGCTGAACGGCAACTGGATCAACGACTACGTACTGATGGTGCGTGGCTGGCTGCGCTGCGCCCAGGGGCAGCTGGAGGAAGGGCTGGCCGACTTCCTGCTGTGCGGTGAGCGGACCTGCGCCCGCGGGATGCCCAACCCCGGCTTCTTTCCCTGGCGTTCGGAGGCCGCTTTGGTGCACGCGGCACTGCGGCAGGGCGAGGCCGCCAGGGCGCTCGCGGAGGAGGAGGTGCGGCTCGCCCGCACCTGGGGCGTGCCCGAGGTGACCGGTGTGGCCCTGCGCGCCCTGGGGGTGGTGATCGGCGGTCGGCAGGGACTCGATCTGCTCGGCGAAGCCGTACTGCTCCTCGACGGCACTCCCGCGCGGGTGCGGTACGCCCAGGCACTGGCCGACTGCGGTGTCCTCGCCCGCAAGGTCGGCCGGCTGGCCGAGGCCCGTGCGCACCTGCGCCGGGCCGTGAGCGTCGCCCACGAGTGCACGGCGACGTCGCTGGCCGATCAGGCCCTCGCGGAGTTGCGCGCCGCGGGTGACCGGCCGCGCACCCGGACGTTCCACGGCGTGGGAGCGCTCACCCCCACCGAGCGGCGGGTCGCGGACCTCGCCGGCCGGGGCATGACCAACCGCGAGATCGCCCAACGCCTCTTCGTCGGTCTGCGCACCGTGGAAGTCCACCTGACCAACGTCTACGGGAAGCTCGCCATAGACGGCCGCGCGGGGCTGACCCGCGCGCTGGCGGATGCCGGTGCGGTCAAGCAGCCATGA
- a CDS encoding solute symporter family protein, with product MITQLGQTALAAPAAGGGRWLTIGLFLAVVAATLGVTLWASRQTKGTTDFYTGGRSFSGFQNGLAISGDYMSAASFLGVTGLIALFGYDGFLYSVGFLVAWILALVLVAEPLRNTGRFTMADVLAFRLRQRPIRTAAGISTIVISVVYLLAQMVGAGSLVALLLGISGDAPKKWIILGVGVLMILYVVVGGMKGTTWVQIVKAGMLMVGTLVLTVLVMSKFGWNLSSLLGSAAEASGKGHAFLSPGLKYGAGPTTKLDFISLGVALVLGTAGLPHILVRFYTVPTAKTARTSVNWAIGLIGVFYLMTLVLGFAAAALVGHSTIKAANPAGTTAAPMLAEALGGGPGTTLGATLLAVTSAIAFATILAVVAGLTLTSSTSFAHDLFAHAVRKGKASEREEIRTARFAAVGIGMVAVVLSMFADKLNTAALVALAFAIAASANLPTILYSLFWKRFNTTGALCSIYGGLVASVVLVLFSPVVSGTPTSLVPGADFHWFPLENPGLVSIPVGFLAGWLGTLASRETDPDKYAELEVRSLTGAGAH from the coding sequence ATGATCACTCAACTCGGACAGACGGCCCTGGCCGCCCCGGCTGCGGGCGGCGGCCGTTGGCTGACGATCGGCCTGTTCCTGGCCGTGGTGGCGGCCACCTTGGGCGTCACCCTGTGGGCGAGCCGGCAGACCAAGGGCACCACGGACTTCTACACCGGCGGCCGCTCGTTCTCCGGATTCCAGAACGGCCTGGCGATCTCCGGCGACTACATGTCGGCCGCCTCGTTCCTGGGCGTCACCGGCCTTATCGCACTCTTCGGGTACGACGGGTTCCTGTACTCCGTCGGCTTCCTCGTCGCCTGGATCCTGGCGCTGGTCCTGGTGGCCGAACCCCTGCGCAACACGGGCCGGTTCACCATGGCGGACGTGCTCGCCTTCCGGCTGCGTCAGCGGCCGATACGTACCGCCGCGGGCATCTCGACCATCGTGATCTCCGTGGTCTACCTCCTCGCGCAGATGGTCGGCGCAGGGTCTCTGGTGGCCCTGCTGCTCGGCATCTCCGGTGACGCGCCCAAGAAGTGGATCATCCTGGGCGTCGGCGTACTGATGATCCTCTACGTCGTCGTGGGCGGCATGAAGGGCACCACCTGGGTGCAGATCGTCAAGGCCGGGATGCTGATGGTCGGAACGCTGGTGCTGACCGTTCTGGTCATGAGCAAGTTCGGCTGGAACCTCTCCTCGCTCCTCGGCTCGGCGGCCGAAGCCAGCGGCAAGGGCCACGCCTTCCTCTCGCCCGGCCTGAAGTACGGCGCCGGCCCCACCACCAAGCTGGACTTCATCAGTCTCGGTGTCGCGCTGGTCCTGGGCACCGCGGGCCTGCCGCACATCCTCGTCCGCTTCTACACGGTGCCGACCGCCAAGACCGCCCGGACCTCGGTGAACTGGGCGATCGGCCTCATCGGCGTCTTCTACCTGATGACGCTCGTGCTGGGCTTCGCCGCGGCGGCGCTGGTGGGGCACTCGACGATCAAGGCCGCCAACCCGGCGGGCACCACGGCCGCGCCGATGCTGGCCGAGGCGCTCGGCGGCGGCCCCGGAACCACCCTGGGCGCCACACTGCTCGCGGTGACCTCCGCAATCGCCTTCGCCACGATCCTGGCGGTGGTGGCCGGCCTCACCCTCACGTCGTCCACCTCCTTCGCCCACGACCTGTTCGCCCACGCCGTGCGCAAGGGGAAGGCGAGCGAGCGCGAGGAGATCAGAACGGCGCGGTTCGCCGCGGTCGGGATCGGCATGGTGGCCGTCGTCCTGAGCATGTTCGCCGACAAGCTCAACACCGCGGCGCTGGTGGCACTGGCCTTCGCCATCGCGGCATCGGCCAATCTGCCGACGATCCTCTACAGCCTGTTCTGGAAGAGGTTCAACACCACCGGCGCGCTGTGCAGTATCTACGGCGGCCTGGTGGCCTCGGTGGTGCTGGTGCTCTTCTCCCCGGTCGTCTCCGGCACGCCCACGTCACTGGTGCCGGGTGCGGACTTCCACTGGTTCCCACTGGAGAACCCCGGCCTGGTCTCCATCCCCGTCGGCTTCCTGGCCGGCTGGCTGGGCACCCTCGCCTCCCGTGAGACCGACCCGGACAAGTACGCGGAGCTGGAGGTGCGTTCCCTCACCGGTGCCGGCGCGCACTGA